In Magnolia sinica isolate HGM2019 chromosome 12, MsV1, whole genome shotgun sequence, a single genomic region encodes these proteins:
- the LOC131219995 gene encoding NEP1-interacting protein-like 1, which produces MACDHDTSYKISGKIMKSDETQDPIAAIEIRRKKKHQLLDLSGHDLTFTVAAETEILTTIKSLSVEMSSLLIPQNLQLFIPTMLSDLEICSCILGSLKESIAASLHSMVEEVVRKGRYSLQVVLEIEDLTSDFYDEDELVHQATSDSMDMDGESGGFGGTPASRSSIEEALRTEKVGERDWMENCRICLDEFGDDMEVKRMPCSHVFHGACITQWLEQSNMCPLCRVRV; this is translated from the coding sequence ATGGCCTGCGATCACGACACAAGTTATAAGATTTCTGGCAAAATAATGAAAAGTGATGAAACTCAAGATCCAATCGCAGCCATTGAAATTCGTCGGAAGAAGAAGCATCAACTGCTAGATTTGTCCGGACATGATCTCACTTTTACAGTTGCCGCTGAAACGGAGATTCTGACCACAATCAAGTCCTTGTCAGTCGAGATGTCCAGCTTACTCATTCCGCAGAACTTGCAGCTCTTCATTCCGACGATGCTTTCCGACCTAGAAATATGTTCCTGTATACTTGGAAGCTTGAAAGAATCCATTGCTGCCTCTCTCCATTCTATGGTAGAAGAGGTGGTTAGAAAGGGACGTTACTCGCTGCAGGTTGTATTGGAGATTGAAGATCTTACGTCAGATTTCTACGATGAAGATGAATTGGTCCATCAGGCTACTTCAGACTCGATGGACATGGATGGGGAGAGTGGAGGATTCGGGGGGACGCCAGCTTCAAGATCATCGATCGAGGAGGCTTTGAGAACAGAGAAGGTGGGAGAaagagattggatggagaatTGTAGAATTTGTTTGGATGAGTTTGGTGATGATATGGAAGTAAAGCGCATGCCGTGCTCTCATGTTTTCCATGGAGCTTGCATTACTCAGTGGTTGGAACAGAGTAACATGTGTCCCTTGTGCCGGGTTAGGGTTTAA